The following are from one region of the Cloacibacterium sp. TD35 genome:
- a CDS encoding AMP-dependent synthetase/ligase: MSVTRLFDFAHHALYKFPKEDALVTKYNGVWTKTSTKEYVSQGNKISRGLLKLGIKPGDKIGLISSNNRTEWHIMDLGILQIGAIDVPVYPTISIEDYIYIFNNAEIKYVFVSDKDLYEKLLQVKPQVESLKGIFTFDDIPGAPNWKEVLDLGENDDNQQEVEDIARTIQPDDLATLIYTSGTTGRPKGVMLTHRNIVSNVLASDHRIPRNWKLEYTDIKVLSFLPICHIFERMISYLFMYNGFSIHFAESIDKIGDNVKEVKPHYMTVVPRLVEKVYDKIVDKGAAAGGLKTKIFYWALSLLENYDIKKPKSLKHRIADKLVFSKWREGLGGNMITLVSGSAALSSKLNRSFHGAGIPILEGYGLTETSPVIAVNSFERVKIGTVGHVLDNLDVKIQADGEITVKGPSVFQGYYKDDEKTKEAFTEDGYFMTGDIGHIDEEGFLHITDRKKEMFKTSGGKYVAPQVLENLAKGSKFIEQIMVVGDGEKMPCALIQPDYAFAKLWSERKNLKIGKTPEEMASSPELKARIMKDIELLNATLGKWEQIKKIELTPTLWTIEDGLLTPTLKLKRKAVKEKFFNLYERLYDRA; the protein is encoded by the coding sequence ATGTCAGTTACAAGATTGTTTGACTTTGCTCATCATGCATTATATAAATTCCCGAAAGAAGATGCATTGGTGACCAAATATAATGGAGTTTGGACAAAAACTTCTACAAAAGAATATGTGAGTCAAGGAAATAAAATTTCCAGAGGATTGTTAAAATTAGGGATTAAGCCAGGTGATAAAATTGGGCTTATTTCTTCTAATAACCGCACAGAATGGCACATTATGGATTTGGGAATTTTGCAAATCGGTGCAATAGATGTTCCTGTATATCCTACCATTTCTATTGAAGATTACATTTACATCTTTAACAATGCTGAAATAAAATATGTTTTTGTTTCGGATAAAGATTTGTACGAAAAATTACTTCAAGTAAAACCTCAAGTAGAAAGTTTGAAAGGAATTTTTACTTTTGATGACATTCCTGGAGCTCCAAACTGGAAGGAAGTGCTGGATTTGGGAGAAAATGATGACAATCAACAAGAAGTAGAAGACATTGCGAGAACAATTCAACCAGATGATTTAGCAACTTTAATTTATACTTCTGGAACTACTGGTAGACCAAAAGGAGTAATGCTTACTCATAGAAATATTGTTTCTAACGTATTGGCTTCTGACCACAGAATTCCTAGAAATTGGAAGTTAGAATATACAGATATTAAAGTATTAAGCTTTTTACCAATCTGTCATATTTTTGAGAGAATGATTTCTTATTTGTTCATGTACAATGGTTTCTCAATTCACTTTGCAGAAAGTATAGATAAAATTGGGGATAATGTAAAAGAAGTTAAACCTCATTACATGACTGTAGTACCAAGATTGGTAGAAAAAGTATATGATAAGATTGTAGACAAAGGTGCTGCTGCAGGAGGGTTAAAAACTAAAATTTTCTACTGGGCACTATCATTGCTTGAAAATTATGACATCAAAAAACCAAAATCTCTAAAACATAGAATTGCGGATAAATTGGTGTTTTCTAAGTGGAGAGAAGGTTTAGGAGGCAATATGATCACTCTAGTAAGTGGTTCTGCTGCTTTATCTAGTAAACTTAATAGAAGTTTCCATGGTGCGGGTATTCCTATTTTAGAAGGTTATGGCCTTACAGAAACTTCTCCAGTAATTGCGGTAAACTCATTCGAAAGAGTGAAAATAGGAACGGTAGGTCATGTTTTAGACAATTTAGATGTAAAAATCCAAGCAGATGGAGAAATTACTGTAAAAGGGCCTTCTGTTTTCCAAGGATATTATAAAGACGATGAAAAAACCAAAGAAGCATTTACGGAAGACGGTTACTTCATGACGGGAGATATCGGTCATATTGATGAAGAAGGCTTCTTACACATTACAGACCGTAAAAAAGAGATGTTCAAAACTTCTGGTGGTAAATATGTAGCGCCTCAGGTTTTAGAAAATTTAGCGAAAGGTTCTAAATTTATTGAGCAAATTATGGTAGTAGGTGATGGCGAAAAAATGCCATGTGCTTTAATTCAGCCAGATTATGCTTTTGCTAAACTTTGGTCAGAAAGAAAAAATCTTAAAATTGGAAAAACTCCAGAAGAGATGGCTAGTTCTCCTGAACTAAAAGCAAGAATTATGAAAGATATAGAATTGCTGAATGCTACTTTAGGAAAATGGGAACAAATTAAGAAAATAGAGCTTACTCCTACTCTTTGGACTATTGAAGATGGATTGCTTACTCCTACTTTGAAACTAAAACGTAAAGCAGTAAAAGAAAAATTCTTTAATCTTTATGAAAGATTATATGATAGAGCATAA
- a CDS encoding acyl-CoA dehydrogenase, producing the protein MDFNLTEEQLMIQQAARDFAQTELLPGVIERDEHQKFPYEQVKKMGELGFLGMMVDPKYGGAGMDSVSYVLAMEEIAKVDASAAVVMSVNNSLVCAGLEKFASEEQKQKYLVPLAKGEVIGAFALSEPEAGSDATSQKTTAIDMGDHYLLNGTKNWITNGGNAQYYIVIAQTDVEKKHKGINAFIVEKGWEGFVVGKKEEKLGIRGSDTHSLMFTDVKVPKENRIGEDGFGFNFAMAVLNGGRIGIASQALGIASGAYELALKYAKERKAFGTEIINHQAIAFKLADMHVNIMAARMLCYKAAAEKDAGLDISESGAMAKLYASQVAMDTTIEAVQVHGGYGYVKEYHVERMMRDAKITQIYEGTSEIQKIVISRSIAKK; encoded by the coding sequence ATGGATTTTAATTTAACAGAAGAACAACTGATGATTCAGCAAGCAGCGAGAGATTTCGCGCAGACTGAACTTTTGCCTGGCGTAATAGAAAGAGACGAACACCAGAAGTTTCCTTATGAACAAGTAAAGAAAATGGGGGAATTAGGATTCCTAGGAATGATGGTAGACCCTAAATACGGTGGAGCAGGAATGGACAGCGTTTCTTACGTTTTAGCAATGGAAGAGATTGCAAAAGTAGACGCTTCTGCAGCTGTAGTAATGTCAGTAAACAATTCTTTGGTTTGTGCTGGTCTAGAAAAATTCGCTTCTGAAGAACAAAAACAAAAGTACCTAGTTCCTCTAGCAAAAGGTGAAGTAATCGGTGCTTTTGCACTTTCTGAGCCGGAAGCTGGTTCTGATGCTACCTCTCAAAAAACAACTGCGATTGATATGGGAGACCATTATCTATTAAACGGTACTAAAAACTGGATTACCAATGGTGGAAATGCTCAATATTACATTGTGATTGCACAAACTGATGTAGAGAAAAAACACAAAGGAATCAATGCGTTCATCGTAGAAAAAGGATGGGAAGGCTTCGTAGTGGGTAAAAAAGAAGAAAAATTAGGAATTAGAGGTTCTGACACGCATTCATTAATGTTTACAGACGTAAAAGTACCTAAAGAAAATAGAATCGGTGAAGATGGATTTGGTTTCAATTTTGCAATGGCGGTTCTTAATGGTGGTAGAATTGGTATCGCTTCTCAAGCATTAGGTATTGCCTCTGGAGCTTATGAATTGGCACTTAAATACGCTAAAGAAAGAAAAGCTTTCGGTACAGAAATCATCAATCACCAAGCAATTGCCTTCAAATTAGCAGATATGCATGTAAATATTATGGCTGCAAGAATGCTTTGCTACAAAGCTGCTGCTGAAAAAGACGCTGGTTTAGACATTTCAGAGTCTGGAGCAATGGCAAAACTTTATGCTTCTCAAGTAGCGATGGATACTACCATTGAAGCTGTTCAAGTTCACGGTGGATACGGTTACGTAAAAGAATATCACGTAGAAAGAATGATGCGTGATGCTAAAATCACTCAGATTTACGAAGGAACTTCAGAAATTCAGAAGATTGTAATTTCTAGAAGTATTGCTAAAAAATAA
- a CDS encoding DUF2891 domain-containing protein, translated as MKKLSLLVVLFSLNLSAQIPTLTDEIAFQLSEKPVHCINQEYPNKTAHVINNEIDVKLTPKELHPSFYGCFDWHSSVHGHWMLVKLLKDIPFLKNREEIIRILDGSFQAEKIKTEAEYFNKYQVAKGFERTYGWAWLLQLDAELANWENPQAKTWHQNLKPLTDEIVKLWKEYLPKQTYPNRTGVHPNTAFALSFAIDWARTVGEKDFENQLIEKAKYFYLKDEKTPAYLEPDGSDFFSPSLEIADLMTRILPQDEYVKWFNKFYEKRSIENISQIPVISDINDYQTVHLVGLSFTRSWCMKNIAQVLPKNHRYKKHFEETSAKFLENALPLVFKGNYGGDHWLASFAVYAMSNK; from the coding sequence ATGAAAAAATTAAGTCTTTTAGTCGTATTGTTTTCCTTAAATCTTTCAGCGCAGATTCCTACGCTTACTGATGAAATTGCGTTTCAATTATCGGAAAAACCTGTGCATTGCATTAATCAAGAATACCCCAATAAAACTGCACATGTCATCAATAATGAAATTGATGTAAAACTGACTCCCAAAGAATTACACCCTAGCTTTTATGGCTGTTTTGATTGGCACTCATCCGTTCATGGACATTGGATGCTGGTAAAATTACTCAAAGACATACCATTTCTTAAAAACAGAGAGGAAATTATTCGCATTTTGGATGGTTCTTTTCAAGCCGAAAAAATAAAAACAGAAGCAGAGTATTTCAATAAATATCAAGTGGCTAAAGGTTTTGAGAGAACTTATGGCTGGGCTTGGTTGCTTCAATTAGACGCAGAATTGGCCAATTGGGAAAATCCACAAGCGAAAACTTGGCATCAGAATTTAAAACCATTAACCGATGAAATAGTAAAACTTTGGAAAGAATATCTACCCAAACAAACATATCCGAATAGAACAGGAGTTCATCCGAACACAGCCTTTGCACTAAGTTTTGCAATAGACTGGGCAAGAACGGTTGGCGAAAAAGATTTTGAAAACCAACTCATCGAAAAAGCAAAATATTTCTATCTAAAAGACGAAAAAACGCCAGCTTATTTAGAACCAGACGGAAGTGATTTTTTCTCGCCAAGTTTAGAAATCGCTGATTTAATGACCAGAATTCTTCCGCAGGATGAATATGTAAAATGGTTTAATAAATTCTACGAAAAAAGAAGTATTGAAAATATTTCTCAGATTCCTGTAATTTCGGATATTAATGATTATCAAACAGTTCACTTGGTTGGTTTAAGTTTTACTAGAAGTTGGTGCATGAAAAATATTGCTCAAGTTTTACCTAAAAATCACCGATACAAAAAACATTTTGAAGAAACATCTGCTAAATTTTTAGAAAATGCTTTGCCATTGGTTTTTAAAGGAAATTATGGTGGTGATCATTGGCTAGCGAGTTTTGCGGTGTACGCGATGAGTAATAAATAA
- a CDS encoding energy transducer TonB, translated as MLLTKEAKIKFITDFDSANIKKNKCAYNFTLEVLRELRLSDKWISAKIKDQNFDSIVRLFFVPNHLLDKYTKNYTPEKFYIPITYKGGKKLMDKDIHDNFMSIFNDYHVNGNLFLDFVVDENGEILNPIVSPKIDNESFNKDIVRSINRTKGKWNPAILDGVPVKSRITIPLNFSTSFYEK; from the coding sequence TTGCTATTGACCAAGGAAGCCAAAATAAAATTTATCACTGATTTTGACTCTGCCAATATCAAAAAAAACAAATGTGCATACAATTTCACTTTAGAAGTTCTGAGAGAACTGAGACTTAGTGACAAGTGGATTTCTGCGAAAATTAAAGATCAAAATTTTGATTCAATTGTTAGATTATTTTTTGTTCCCAATCATTTGCTAGATAAATACACAAAAAATTATACCCCCGAAAAATTTTACATTCCTATAACTTACAAAGGTGGAAAAAAATTGATGGATAAGGATATTCATGATAATTTTATGTCTATTTTTAACGATTACCATGTTAACGGAAACCTTTTTTTAGATTTTGTTGTTGACGAAAATGGTGAAATCCTTAATCCTATTGTTTCACCTAAAATAGATAATGAATCATTTAATAAAGATATTGTTCGCTCCATCAATAGAACAAAAGGAAAATGGAATCCCGCTATATTAGATGGCGTTCCTGTGAAATCTAGAATTACTATCCCTCTAAATTTTTCAACATCTTTCTATGAAAAATAA
- a CDS encoding DUF4349 domain-containing protein produces MKKTIFSLFTATLFLVACNKTDIQQTADSFKTADSLFNQAKESYQTIDTISKIVNDSNSTVGKVIAPELNKHKKIIEEAIKNGNVNIDSINKVFKKLNHKNIQAQDIRKAIDSANNAIKSGDNAAAVIAETADKILKQTSQNNTQNQPEPEVQNQNQVQKQPIPQRELYPIAKTIRLQVSVEDLAAAKAILNQDLSVYKADVITENYTENEGIAKQYVTVKVPLSNFDELVNKMSNLGNVESKNTEVEGKDYVGSQMCDVELTLVDNTPDLNKTSEDLNILNDEQKDETFVDKSSNAFMKGFAVLGSLFLALVPFWPIFLIAGIVWYFVAKRNKKKREEEFQRQLAIEKEKIKAAEALKTPSEEISQNSPTNTEENKKDDDISKYMPKE; encoded by the coding sequence ATGAAGAAAACAATTTTTAGTCTTTTTACCGCTACTCTATTTTTGGTTGCATGTAATAAAACCGATATTCAGCAAACTGCAGATTCTTTTAAAACCGCAGATAGTCTTTTTAATCAAGCAAAAGAAAGTTATCAAACCATCGATACTATATCTAAAATTGTAAATGATTCTAACAGTACTGTAGGAAAAGTAATTGCTCCAGAGCTTAATAAACATAAAAAAATTATAGAAGAAGCGATTAAAAACGGTAATGTTAATATTGATTCTATCAACAAGGTTTTTAAAAAATTAAATCATAAAAACATACAAGCTCAAGATATTAGAAAAGCCATAGACTCCGCAAATAACGCTATAAAAAGCGGTGATAATGCAGCTGCAGTAATTGCTGAAACAGCGGATAAAATATTAAAACAAACTTCACAAAATAATACTCAAAACCAACCAGAGCCAGAAGTTCAAAATCAAAATCAAGTACAGAAACAACCTATCCCTCAGCGTGAACTCTATCCTATTGCTAAAACGATTAGACTGCAAGTTTCTGTAGAAGATTTGGCTGCTGCAAAAGCAATTCTGAATCAGGATTTAAGTGTTTATAAAGCAGATGTAATTACAGAAAATTATACCGAAAACGAAGGAATTGCCAAACAATATGTTACGGTAAAAGTTCCTTTAAGCAATTTTGATGAATTGGTTAATAAAATGAGCAATCTGGGTAATGTAGAATCTAAAAACACAGAAGTAGAAGGCAAAGATTATGTAGGGAGCCAAATGTGCGATGTGGAATTGACTTTAGTAGATAACACCCCAGACCTTAATAAAACTTCAGAAGATTTAAACATTCTTAATGATGAACAAAAAGACGAAACTTTCGTAGATAAATCTTCTAATGCATTTATGAAAGGATTTGCAGTTTTGGGAAGTTTATTTTTAGCACTCGTTCCGTTTTGGCCTATTTTCTTGATTGCTGGAATTGTTTGGTATTTTGTGGCAAAAAGAAATAAGAAAAAACGCGAAGAAGAATTCCAAAGACAACTCGCTATAGAAAAAGAAAAAATAAAAGCAGCAGAAGCATTAAAAACACCATCAGAAGAAATATCTCAAAATTCACCAACTAATACTGAGGAAAATAAAAAAGATGACGATATTTCTAAATATATGCCGAAAGAGTAA
- a CDS encoding peptide chain release factor 3: MSLLQEISKRKTFGIISHPDAGKTTLTEKLLLFGGAIQEAGAVKSNKIKKGATSDFMEIERQRGISVATSILAFEYKGKKINILDTPGHKDFAEDTYRTLTAVDSVIVVIDVAKGVEEQTEKLVEVCRMRKIPMLVFINKLDREGKDAFDLLDEVEQKLGLKVVPLSLPIGMGSDFQGIYNIWEKNIQLFLEEKKQKVGETIVINDINDSSVDETIGEKAAATLRDELELIESVYPEFDREQYLSGDQQPVFFGSALNNFGVRELLDAFVEIAPMPQPKESDLRLVKPEEKNFTGFVFKIHANMDPKHRDRLAFVKIVSGTFKRNENYLLVREGKKMKFSSPNAFFADKKEVVDESFPGDIVGLHDTGSFRIGDTLTAGEKLQFKGIPSFSPEHFRYINNDDPLKAKQLAKGIDQLMDEGVAQLFTLEMNGRKIIGTVGALQYEVIQYRLEHEYGAKCTYEPIGIHKACWIEADEKSDEFKEFARLKQRFMARDNHGQLVFLADSAFTIHMTQEKFPNVKLHFISEWNNAK, encoded by the coding sequence ATGAGTTTATTACAAGAAATATCAAAACGTAAAACTTTCGGGATTATCTCTCACCCAGATGCTGGAAAAACCACTTTGACGGAGAAATTACTTCTTTTCGGGGGAGCTATTCAGGAAGCAGGTGCCGTAAAATCAAATAAAATCAAAAAAGGAGCAACTTCCGACTTTATGGAAATCGAGAGACAGAGAGGGATTTCAGTAGCAACTTCTATTTTAGCATTTGAATACAAAGGAAAGAAAATCAACATTCTTGATACACCTGGTCACAAAGATTTTGCGGAAGATACGTATAGAACGCTTACTGCGGTAGACTCTGTAATTGTAGTAATAGACGTAGCAAAAGGTGTGGAAGAGCAAACTGAAAAATTGGTGGAAGTTTGTAGAATGCGTAAAATCCCGATGTTGGTATTCATCAATAAATTAGACCGTGAAGGTAAAGATGCATTTGATTTGCTGGATGAAGTTGAGCAAAAATTAGGTTTAAAAGTGGTTCCGCTTTCTCTTCCGATTGGTATGGGAAGTGATTTCCAAGGAATTTATAATATTTGGGAGAAAAACATTCAGTTGTTTTTAGAAGAAAAAAAACAAAAAGTTGGTGAAACCATCGTCATCAATGATATTAATGACAGTTCAGTAGATGAAACCATCGGTGAAAAAGCTGCTGCTACTTTAAGAGATGAACTAGAACTCATAGAATCTGTTTATCCAGAATTTGACAGAGAACAATATCTTTCTGGTGACCAACAACCCGTGTTTTTTGGTTCAGCTTTGAATAATTTTGGAGTGAGAGAATTGCTAGATGCGTTTGTAGAAATTGCGCCAATGCCTCAACCCAAAGAATCTGACCTTAGATTGGTAAAACCAGAAGAGAAGAATTTTACAGGATTTGTGTTTAAAATTCACGCTAATATGGATCCGAAACACCGTGATAGATTGGCTTTCGTGAAAATTGTTTCTGGAACTTTTAAGAGAAATGAAAACTATCTTCTAGTAAGAGAAGGTAAAAAAATGAAGTTTTCTTCGCCGAATGCTTTCTTTGCAGATAAAAAAGAAGTGGTAGACGAAAGTTTCCCTGGAGATATTGTAGGTTTACACGATACAGGAAGTTTCCGAATCGGTGATACTTTAACTGCTGGAGAAAAATTACAGTTCAAAGGAATTCCTAGCTTCTCGCCAGAACATTTCCGTTATATCAATAATGATGATCCATTAAAAGCAAAACAATTGGCTAAAGGTATTGACCAATTAATGGATGAAGGTGTGGCGCAATTATTTACGCTAGAAATGAACGGTAGAAAAATTATTGGAACAGTAGGTGCGCTTCAGTACGAAGTAATTCAATACAGATTAGAGCATGAATACGGTGCAAAATGTACTTATGAGCCAATTGGAATTCATAAAGCGTGTTGGATAGAAGCCGACGAAAAATCTGATGAATTCAAAGAATTTGCAAGATTAAAACAGCGTTTTATGGCAAGAGATAATCATGGTCAGTTGGTATTTTTGGCAGATTCTGCTTTCACTATTCACATGACTCAAGAAAAATTCCCGAATGTCAAACTGCACTTCATCAGTGAATGGAATAACGCGAAATAA
- a CDS encoding T9SS type A sorting domain-containing protein gives MKKIYIFILISFFTLNFYKAQSSTEVFETETNRSTSFTDNGVIFNIISNVNSYSIDADFPGTGWSGTANDNAYIDNSGSGNQSAGSSFSIKTTSNLFKVNKFWLYAADATTNINVVGTVTITGKRAGVTQYSQTKTSGFNKQYTVTNGFTLIDLTNLNGQNYSNIVIDELQITLGGNYQYASFDAFTWVKDSSFLSTNDLKEKLNKIKVFPSIATETINVDSPYKVKKIEIYDASGKKLIDIKQNFNKIDVKNLNKANYFVKIYTEIGTYNTKFIKN, from the coding sequence ATGAAGAAAATTTACATTTTTATTTTAATCAGTTTCTTTACACTGAATTTTTACAAAGCTCAAAGTTCAACAGAAGTTTTTGAGACAGAAACTAACAGAAGTACTAGCTTCACAGATAACGGAGTGATTTTCAATATCATTTCAAACGTTAATAGCTATTCTATTGATGCGGATTTTCCAGGCACAGGATGGAGTGGAACGGCTAATGATAATGCATATATTGATAATAGTGGTTCGGGTAACCAATCAGCAGGTTCATCTTTTAGTATTAAGACGACTTCAAATTTGTTTAAAGTAAATAAATTCTGGTTGTATGCTGCAGATGCTACAACAAATATTAATGTTGTAGGAACAGTTACCATAACTGGGAAAAGAGCTGGAGTAACTCAATATAGCCAAACCAAAACATCTGGTTTTAACAAACAATATACAGTTACAAATGGTTTTACTCTTATAGATTTAACCAATCTTAATGGACAAAATTATTCTAATATTGTGATTGATGAACTCCAAATAACTCTTGGTGGTAATTATCAGTATGCTAGTTTTGACGCCTTTACTTGGGTTAAAGACTCATCTTTTCTGAGTACAAATGATTTAAAAGAAAAGCTTAATAAAATTAAAGTATTTCCTAGCATTGCAACAGAAACCATCAATGTAGATTCTCCTTACAAGGTTAAAAAAATCGAAATTTATGATGCCAGTGGTAAAAAATTAATTGATATTAAACAGAATTTTAATAAAATTGATGTTAAAAATCTCAACAAGGCAAATTATTTTGTTAAAATATATACTGAAATAGGCACTTATAACACAAAATTCATTAAAAATTAA
- a CDS encoding CPBP family intramembrane glutamic endopeptidase — protein MNKNNSKYRNYIFDFKEATALFAGLFIGIMVLGLYTLFAYFILKQGYAEIQSSMVFFIVSYLCTVLFPIIGFDVFVMKSQGKKLNFNMQTRPFHVYLMIFPMMLGMMLVSEFLVTRIPIEGEFFGPLYDQMSNAFSTIATDTAGIYLLTVLFAPVLEEILFRGIIQKGLINKGIKPAKAIVFSALAFGIFHLNPWQTVNAFLLGLVLGLVYYKTKSLLMPILLHGFNNFISAYLLLNGNSESVTENLHLPEYYGLIVGIVLLFVSYYLFMYRNRIYYRE, from the coding sequence ATGAATAAAAATAATTCAAAATACAGAAATTATATTTTTGATTTCAAGGAGGCTACAGCTTTATTTGCTGGACTATTTATTGGAATTATGGTTTTAGGCTTATACACGCTTTTTGCTTATTTTATTCTTAAACAAGGCTATGCAGAAATCCAAAGCAGTATGGTATTTTTCATCGTGAGTTATCTCTGTACTGTTCTTTTTCCGATTATAGGTTTTGATGTTTTCGTGATGAAAAGTCAAGGAAAAAAACTCAATTTTAACATGCAAACCAGACCTTTTCATGTTTACCTTATGATTTTTCCTATGATGCTGGGAATGATGCTGGTTTCTGAATTTTTAGTTACTAGAATTCCAATTGAAGGGGAGTTTTTTGGTCCTTTGTACGATCAAATGTCTAATGCTTTTAGTACTATCGCAACTGATACTGCGGGAATTTATCTTCTTACTGTACTTTTTGCACCAGTATTAGAAGAAATTCTCTTTCGTGGAATTATCCAAAAAGGATTGATTAATAAAGGTATAAAACCAGCAAAAGCAATTGTTTTTTCAGCTTTAGCCTTTGGAATTTTTCATCTTAATCCTTGGCAAACAGTCAATGCATTTTTATTAGGATTAGTTTTAGGATTGGTATATTATAAAACTAAATCCTTATTAATGCCCATTTTATTGCATGGTTTTAATAATTTTATTTCTGCCTATTTATTACTAAATGGAAACTCAGAAAGTGTTACAGAAAACTTACATCTTCCTGAATATTATGGTCTTATAGTAGGAATTGTACTTTTATTTGTTTCTTATTATTTATTCATGTACCGAAATAGAATTTATTACAGAGAATAA
- the rdgB gene encoding RdgB/HAM1 family non-canonical purine NTP pyrophosphatase, with protein sequence MEILVATHNLHKKEEIQQILGEKYHITSLTDYHIHDEIIEDGNSFHENALIKAKFCFEKTGKPSLGDDSGLVVPALDGRPGIYSARYAGNHDFDKNMAKVLEEMQNKNDREAYFITVLCLYKEDGAEYFEGRVYGDLSTEKSGNKGFGYDPIFIPKNHEISFADMPAEQKNAMSHRKNALDKFLAFLEK encoded by the coding sequence ATGGAAATCCTCGTTGCCACGCACAACTTACACAAAAAAGAAGAAATTCAACAAATTTTAGGAGAAAAATACCACATTACTTCTCTTACCGATTATCATATTCACGACGAAATTATAGAAGACGGAAATTCTTTTCATGAAAACGCCTTGATTAAAGCTAAATTTTGCTTCGAAAAAACTGGAAAACCGAGTTTAGGAGACGATTCTGGATTAGTTGTTCCAGCGCTTGATGGAAGACCAGGAATTTATTCTGCTCGTTATGCTGGGAATCATGATTTTGATAAAAATATGGCAAAAGTTCTAGAAGAAATGCAAAACAAAAATGACAGAGAAGCTTATTTTATTACGGTTTTATGTTTGTATAAAGAAGATGGAGCAGAATACTTTGAAGGTAGAGTGTATGGGGATTTAAGCACAGAAAAAAGTGGAAACAAGGGTTTTGGTTATGACCCGATTTTTATCCCCAAAAATCATGAAATCTCTTTTGCAGATATGCCTGCTGAACAAAAAAATGCCATGAGTCACCGCAAAAATGCTTTAGATAAATTTCTTGCATTTTTAGAAAAATAG
- a CDS encoding ribonuclease Z, with product MSTYLTILGFNSAIPTVKSAPTAQFLEMEERCFLIDCGEGTQVQLRKAKAKFSRINHIFISHLHGDHVFGLPGLISSFRLLGRETPLHVYGPKGIKEMMETIFRITETHQGFEVVFHELSSKKSEKVYEDNRVEVFTIPLDHRIYCNGYLFKEKPKERHLNMQEISKYPEIEICDYHNLKRGKDLQLSDGYILKNEDLTKPAEPSVSYAFCSDTRYLESIIPIIKNVDVLYHEATFLHDLKEMADYTGHTTALEAAKIARKANVKKLILGHFSNRYNDLSVFLNEASEIFPETYLPQQLEPVKI from the coding sequence TTGAGCACCTATTTAACAATTCTCGGATTTAACTCAGCTATTCCTACCGTGAAATCCGCACCTACTGCGCAATTTCTAGAAATGGAAGAGCGTTGTTTCCTCATTGATTGTGGTGAAGGGACACAAGTTCAATTGAGAAAAGCTAAAGCCAAATTTTCTAGAATTAATCATATTTTTATATCGCACCTACATGGTGACCATGTTTTTGGTCTACCAGGTTTAATTTCTAGTTTTAGACTTTTGGGCAGAGAAACTCCACTTCACGTTTACGGTCCGAAAGGGATTAAAGAAATGATGGAAACAATTTTTAGAATTACCGAAACGCACCAAGGTTTCGAAGTGGTTTTTCATGAACTTTCTTCTAAAAAATCTGAAAAAGTCTATGAAGATAATAGAGTAGAAGTTTTTACCATTCCATTAGATCATAGAATTTACTGTAACGGCTATCTTTTTAAGGAAAAACCAAAAGAAAGACACCTAAACATGCAAGAAATTTCTAAATATCCTGAGATTGAAATTTGTGACTATCATAATTTAAAACGTGGCAAAGACCTTCAGTTGAGTGATGGATATATTCTAAAAAATGAAGACTTAACAAAACCTGCAGAACCTTCTGTTTCTTATGCTTTTTGTAGTGATACAAGATATTTAGAGAGCATTATCCCGATTATTAAAAATGTAGATGTATTGTATCACGAAGCTACTTTTTTACACGATTTAAAGGAAATGGCAGACTATACAGGTCACACTACCGCTCTAGAAGCGGCGAAAATCGCTAGAAAAGCCAATGTTAAAAAATTAATTTTAGGCCATTTTTCTAATCGTTATAATGACTTATCAGTTTTCTTGAATGAGGCTAGTGAAATTTTCCCTGAAACCTATCTGCCACAGCAATTAGAACCTGTAAAAATTTAA